The following nucleotide sequence is from Lacinutrix sp. Hel_I_90.
ATACTAAGCCCGGCATGTAGTTAATTTCTTTAGTAAAAGGCCGTAATTCTGGAACTATATTTTCGTTGCTTAGTAGTGTAGGGATGATACCTTCAGTATTAAAAAAGGCATTATCACGATCTCCTGGGATTGGTATTGCAGAATAATTACCATTCCGCTTTTGAATTATCCATCCCCATTGCTTGGCATGCCTATCCCAATCTCCAATAAGCAAATCAAACAATCTGGCTCTAATTAAAGCAGCGGTATCTATAGCAATAGTTTTTCCAAACTCTAGTTTTAGCTTTTGCAAATCATCTGTTGCAATAATCTCTGTTACATTTTTTAAATCTGTCCAATTCTCGTCGCTATTGGTTTCATACTCCAAAAGAAACAAACGGTTTCCATACTTTTTATTGTGTTTTCCAAGGGCTTTTTGTTTTGGAACAAACACGATTTTAGGATGTGTACTTAACACGCTAGCGTGTTTTGCTAGTTCTGCCGCTAATACTGCTCCATAAGGGTGCTGCGCAGAAATACCATCTACAATAATATTTTCTAAACCTAAGGTTTTTGCAAAATCTGGTATTAAAGCTTTTGGATCCTTATTTATACTTCTAATAGTATATTCAACGCCTTTTTCAGACTTTAATCTCAAAGACTGTGTTTGCTTACCTCCGCCCTGTTTTAATATTTCTACTCCACCTTTTAGAGAATCTAAAAACAGTACTGGCACTTTTATTGGTGTTTCCCAAGCTTCTCGGTATTGTTCACCTTGCATGAGGCGTTTAATCTCACCGGCTTCATAAAGCGTACTTGCTGCAAGTAAAACAGAGTCCAAAGCTCTAAAATCTACCGTTTTGATATTATCAATTCCAATAATTTCAACAGTCTTGAATGCTTTATCGGTACTTGACAATGACCAATACAGAAGTATAAGAAACACTGCAATAATAATAACTATAAATAACCCAATTTTTTTCAACATTGTTTTTTTTTGTTGATTATACAAAGTAAGGTGTAAAAAATGAAAAGAGAAAG
It contains:
- a CDS encoding membrane protein, which codes for MLKKIGLFIVIIIAVFLILLYWSLSSTDKAFKTVEIIGIDNIKTVDFRALDSVLLAASTLYEAGEIKRLMQGEQYREAWETPIKVPVLFLDSLKGGVEILKQGGGKQTQSLRLKSEKGVEYTIRSINKDPKALIPDFAKTLGLENIIVDGISAQHPYGAVLAAELAKHASVLSTHPKIVFVPKQKALGKHNKKYGNRLFLLEYETNSDENWTDLKNVTEIIATDDLQKLKLEFGKTIAIDTAALIRARLFDLLIGDWDRHAKQWGWIIQKRNGNYSAIPIPGDRDNAFFNTEGIIPTLLSNENIVPELRPFTKEINYMPGLVYPFDRYFLYHIPEVLFVKEAEILQQRLTDKVLNDALKVWPKEISELDGKAIIEKIKTRREALIEYAKAFKKIIDKKGTLKEPLKGSKTLNLPDYLIRCFECE